Proteins encoded by one window of Luteimonas yindakuii:
- the mtnA gene encoding S-methyl-5-thioribose-1-phosphate isomerase: protein MNDTIDYARYDRIRPIRWTGEALELLDQRKLPFTTEYVACTSSDEVAAAIHALVVRGAPAIGIAAAWGVVLAARDVDAADGIAAAALLAPAMQRLNAARPTAVNLAWALARMRTALEAAGADWRERLASEAQAIADEDLAANRRMGELGASLIAPGSGVLTHCNTGSLATAGFGTALGVIRAGVAQGRVGRVYADETRPWNQGSRLTVWELQQDGIDATLIADAAASHLLRNGEVEWVVVGADRICANGDVANKIGTYQLAISARFHGKKFMVVAPSSTVDMATPSGDHIEIEERDPAELLGVGGNRTVAEGVQAWNPVFDVTPAALIDAIVTERGIVEQPDEAKMRALFGAH from the coding sequence ATGAACGACACCATCGATTACGCACGTTACGACCGCATCCGCCCGATCCGCTGGACCGGCGAGGCGCTTGAACTGCTCGACCAGCGCAAGCTCCCGTTCACCACCGAGTACGTCGCCTGCACCAGCAGCGACGAGGTCGCGGCAGCGATCCATGCCCTCGTCGTGCGCGGGGCGCCGGCGATCGGCATCGCGGCTGCGTGGGGCGTCGTGCTTGCCGCACGCGACGTGGACGCTGCCGATGGCATCGCCGCAGCAGCGTTGCTGGCACCGGCGATGCAGCGGCTCAATGCCGCGCGCCCGACGGCGGTCAATCTGGCCTGGGCGCTGGCGCGCATGCGTACCGCACTCGAAGCCGCCGGTGCCGACTGGCGCGAGCGGCTCGCCAGCGAGGCACAGGCGATCGCCGACGAGGATCTTGCCGCCAACCGCCGCATGGGAGAACTCGGCGCCTCGCTGATCGCCCCGGGCTCTGGTGTGCTCACTCACTGCAACACCGGCTCGCTCGCCACTGCGGGTTTCGGCACCGCGCTGGGAGTGATCCGCGCCGGCGTCGCGCAGGGCAGGGTGGGGCGTGTGTACGCCGACGAGACACGTCCGTGGAACCAGGGTTCGCGCCTGACCGTGTGGGAACTGCAGCAGGACGGCATCGACGCCACCCTGATCGCCGATGCCGCCGCCTCGCACCTGCTGCGCAATGGCGAAGTCGAATGGGTGGTGGTGGGTGCCGACCGCATCTGCGCCAATGGCGACGTCGCCAACAAGATCGGCACCTACCAGCTGGCGATCTCGGCGCGCTTCCACGGCAAGAAGTTCATGGTCGTGGCGCCGTCGTCCACGGTCGACATGGCCACGCCATCGGGCGACCACATCGAGATCGAGGAGCGCGATCCGGCCGAACTGCTCGGCGTCGGCGGCAACCGCACCGTGGCCGAAGGCGTGCAGGCGTGGAACCCGGTGTTCGACGTGACGCCTGCCGCCCTGATCGACGCGATCGTGACCGAGCGGGGCATCGTCGAGCAGCCCGACGAGGCAAAGATGCGGGCGCTGTTCGGCGCGCACTGA